A stretch of the Teredinibacter haidensis genome encodes the following:
- a CDS encoding sugar transferase produces the protein MYQIHYSPASRIYSLLSSLPFLHHSQSTPGLAPLLQRLTAMAALLAISPLLLLTYAIIKLESRGPAVFFQTRVGENGMPFTLYKFRSMYLQDDPKYVDLSNVKSDRDGVCKKFFSDPRITRFGRIMRKLSIDELPQLWNIVKGDMLLVGPRPALPSEVSSYDYRAKQRLCVKPGLTGLWQVSGRADTTFEQQISLDLRYIREKSAFMDLRIIFLTVPAVITGKGAY, from the coding sequence ATGTATCAAATACACTACAGCCCAGCGTCCAGAATTTATTCTCTTCTCTCGTCCTTACCGTTTCTGCATCATTCACAATCCACTCCCGGTTTGGCTCCCTTGTTACAGAGGCTAACTGCCATGGCTGCCTTGCTGGCAATCTCGCCACTACTGTTGCTCACCTACGCCATAATCAAACTGGAAAGCCGTGGCCCTGCCGTTTTTTTTCAAACACGCGTGGGAGAGAACGGCATGCCTTTTACACTTTATAAATTTCGCTCCATGTATTTGCAGGACGATCCAAAGTATGTGGATCTTAGTAATGTGAAAAGTGACCGCGATGGCGTGTGTAAAAAGTTTTTTTCCGACCCGCGCATCACGCGCTTTGGGCGGATTATGCGTAAGCTTTCTATCGATGAATTACCGCAACTGTGGAATATTGTAAAAGGGGATATGTTATTGGTAGGCCCCAGACCTGCGTTGCCATCTGAAGTATCCAGCTACGACTACCGGGCAAAGCAACGCCTCTGCGTTAAGCCTGGCTTAACGGGTTTATGGCAGGTTTCCGGCCGTGCAGATACCACATTTGAACAACAAATCAGCCTGGACCTTCGCTATATTCGAGAAAAAAGTGCATTTATGGATTTACGAATCATTTTCCTCACCGTACCTGCCGTAATTACTGGTAAAGGCGCCTACTAG
- a CDS encoding polysaccharide biosynthesis/export family protein yields the protein MNNFRPCRILMILTASLLASACTQHHAMQSPTDPEQGFYGQTGAKGHHVSHANPDKFVFASKLNCEKVESLNQTVHYRADHALIPSNNEHNGTPPTSIFNRDLPLSPGDMLNLQIENGEGFSGEYVLNPDGSLQLPLLSPINGAGLTVEQLSLKIEMALVRAEIFRPSAARASVRVKQWAPVNVTVSGAVFQPGRVTINENRQESVIAERLAAVGDYATKRSIIEALRNASGVRPDAKLDQVILIRQGWQIELDLSGVVKGLPVQDVSLVDGDQVIVPTTGCFQSALVRPSQVTPRGFRVFMSNLTLPALDNAGSAAGRYSSNLPYGSTLLQAAVSSNCVGGTQLTNAPRKVVLASKNPVTKEFQIIERSIEELMRSPHREDINPYLMPNDALACYDSDISNLRDFARSLGDIIGPMKLFF from the coding sequence ATGAATAACTTTCGCCCCTGTAGAATTCTTATGATTCTAACCGCCAGCCTGCTGGCGAGCGCCTGCACCCAGCATCATGCGATGCAATCGCCAACCGACCCGGAGCAGGGCTTTTATGGTCAAACAGGTGCCAAGGGCCATCATGTCAGCCATGCGAACCCAGATAAATTTGTGTTTGCCTCAAAGCTTAATTGCGAGAAAGTGGAAAGCCTGAACCAGACCGTACACTACCGCGCAGATCACGCGCTTATTCCCAGTAACAACGAACACAACGGCACACCACCCACCAGCATATTCAATCGCGACCTGCCACTGAGCCCCGGTGATATGCTCAACCTGCAAATCGAAAACGGTGAGGGCTTCAGCGGCGAGTACGTACTCAACCCTGATGGCTCGCTACAACTGCCACTGCTCAGCCCCATAAATGGCGCGGGCTTAACGGTTGAACAGCTCAGCTTAAAAATCGAAATGGCGCTGGTTAGGGCTGAAATATTTCGCCCCTCTGCAGCCCGCGCCAGTGTGCGTGTAAAACAATGGGCACCGGTAAACGTAACGGTAAGCGGTGCGGTGTTTCAGCCCGGCCGCGTCACTATTAACGAGAACCGACAGGAAAGTGTGATAGCCGAACGCCTAGCGGCTGTTGGTGATTACGCAACCAAGCGTTCGATTATTGAAGCCTTGCGCAACGCCTCCGGGGTTCGTCCCGACGCAAAACTGGATCAGGTCATTCTGATACGCCAGGGCTGGCAGATAGAGCTTGATCTATCTGGCGTTGTAAAAGGCCTGCCGGTGCAGGATGTATCGCTGGTGGACGGTGATCAGGTCATCGTTCCCACAACCGGTTGTTTCCAGTCGGCACTGGTGCGCCCCTCACAGGTAACACCTCGCGGCTTCCGCGTGTTTATGTCCAACCTCACCTTGCCAGCGCTCGATAACGCGGGCTCTGCCGCAGGCCGTTACAGCAGCAACCTGCCTTACGGCTCTACCTTGCTGCAGGCCGCCGTTTCCAGTAACTGCGTTGGTGGAACACAGCTAACCAATGCGCCACGCAAAGTCGTGCTGGCGAGTAAAAATCCGGTTACCAAAGAATTCCAGATTATCGAACGTTCCATTGAAGAGCTTATGCGATCCCCCCATCGCGAGGATATAAATCCTTACCTAATGCCCAACGACGCACTGGCCTGCTACGACTCCGATATCAGCAACCTGCGCGATTTCGCCCGCAGTCTTGGCGATATCATCGGCCCAATGAAACTCTTCTTCTAA
- a CDS encoding sigma-54-dependent transcriptional regulator yields the protein MFDRSSVPARILFVDDEPAILKSLSRTTRPLNTECVFVDAGSKALELLEETPFDVIVSDMRMPNMDGATLLAKVAELYPETMRLVLSGYSDDALIMAAINEGRIWGYIHKPWEDTHLLVTLQQAIAAQQIMVERALLRHTVARFTREHQAGFCQFIGSSTAMQTVYNQIERAAPSNASVFVTGPSGTGKELAAQALHQLSPRGNGPFIALNCAAIPGELMESEIFGHVKGAFSGAISNRDGAATQANGGTLFLDELGEMDISLQAKLLRFIQTGSFQKVGGSRPEVVDIRFVCATNRLPQEAIAEGLLREDLYYRLNVVSIAMPPLAKRESDPLLLARHFLAKFAEQEHKELADFSRDAALLINQYQWPGNVRQLENCVHSAVVMSPGPMITSEDLASALQLPEGERENLIKPVAAVPSSIAPVALVSSGGAEPVSGGGDLRSLADVERDYIEYAITHCQGNVVRAASALQVSPSTLYRKIQNWETQAG from the coding sequence ATGTTTGATCGTTCATCTGTACCGGCGAGAATCTTGTTTGTAGACGATGAGCCAGCGATTTTAAAAAGTCTTAGCCGCACCACTCGTCCGCTAAATACGGAGTGTGTATTTGTAGACGCTGGCAGTAAAGCGCTTGAGTTGCTGGAGGAAACGCCGTTCGACGTGATTGTTTCCGATATGCGTATGCCGAATATGGATGGCGCAACACTGCTGGCCAAGGTTGCAGAGCTTTATCCCGAAACCATGCGCCTGGTGCTTTCCGGTTATTCTGACGATGCGCTGATCATGGCCGCCATCAACGAGGGCCGAATCTGGGGTTATATCCATAAACCATGGGAAGACACCCATCTGCTGGTGACCCTGCAGCAGGCCATTGCCGCCCAGCAAATTATGGTCGAGCGTGCGCTGCTCAGGCACACCGTGGCGCGCTTTACGCGCGAGCACCAGGCTGGCTTTTGTCAGTTCATTGGCAGCTCAACGGCCATGCAAACGGTATACAACCAAATAGAGCGCGCGGCGCCCAGCAACGCCTCGGTTTTTGTCACCGGCCCCAGCGGTACCGGTAAAGAACTGGCTGCCCAGGCGCTACATCAGCTTAGCCCTCGTGGTAACGGGCCTTTTATTGCGCTCAACTGCGCTGCGATTCCCGGTGAATTAATGGAGTCGGAAATTTTTGGGCATGTAAAAGGAGCCTTTTCGGGCGCGATATCCAATCGCGATGGTGCAGCCACCCAGGCAAATGGCGGCACGCTTTTTTTGGATGAGCTGGGAGAAATGGACATTTCCTTGCAGGCGAAGTTACTGCGCTTTATACAAACAGGCAGTTTTCAAAAAGTCGGTGGCTCGCGCCCGGAAGTCGTTGATATTCGTTTTGTGTGCGCGACAAATCGTTTGCCTCAAGAGGCCATTGCTGAAGGGTTGCTACGCGAGGATTTGTACTATCGCCTGAACGTGGTCTCAATTGCCATGCCGCCCTTGGCTAAACGCGAAAGTGATCCGCTATTATTGGCGCGGCATTTTCTGGCGAAGTTTGCCGAGCAGGAACATAAAGAGCTGGCCGATTTCAGCCGCGATGCTGCGCTCTTAATCAACCAGTATCAATGGCCGGGCAATGTGCGTCAGCTGGAGAACTGCGTGCACTCCGCCGTAGTCATGAGCCCCGGCCCCATGATCACCAGTGAAGATCTCGCGTCAGCACTACAGTTGCCGGAAGGCGAGCGCGAAAACTTAATTAAACCCGTTGCCGCAGTTCCCTCCTCCATCGCGCCGGTAGCTCTAGTCTCCAGTGGCGGTGCCGAACCGGTATCGGGCGGTGGTGATCTTCGTTCGTTGGCAGACGTGGAGCGGGACTACATTGAATATGCGATTACCCACTGCCAGGGCAACGTCGTGCGCGCGGCCAGTGCGTTGCAGGTAAGCCCTTCTACGCTCTACCGGAAAATCCAGAATTGGGAGACGCAGGCGGGCTAA
- a CDS encoding glycosyltransferase family 2 protein: protein MSNDCKPIFSVVMPLYNVEKYVATAIDSVLSQTYTQFELLCVDDGCTDSTLDIVNSYQDTRIKVVHQQNMGLAAARNTGINHAGGVYIALLDSDDAWAPNKLHRHLRHFRDNPRLGISYSASRFIDEEGNDMGIGQYPKLKDISAADIFCRNPIGNGSAAVIRHSVLTQISEIREHDGHYRTVYFDEAFRQSEDVEFWLRTALKTAWQFGGIGEALTLYRVNSGGLSANLDKQFEAWNKSVLKNQHLNPAFFKQWYSLAEAYQKRYLARRAIQSRNSIKALSLSFSALLSNWRIVKFEPARTLVTLGCSFLTLLPKAWYSAMETAAMTVSEAINELKLRKVS, encoded by the coding sequence ATGAGTAACGATTGCAAACCCATTTTTTCGGTAGTTATGCCGCTCTATAATGTTGAAAAATATGTTGCAACAGCGATTGATTCAGTGCTGTCTCAAACCTATACACAGTTCGAACTTTTGTGCGTGGACGATGGTTGCACCGATAGCACCCTGGATATTGTCAATAGCTACCAGGATACGCGTATTAAAGTTGTTCACCAGCAGAATATGGGGCTTGCCGCAGCTCGAAACACCGGTATTAATCACGCTGGTGGTGTCTACATCGCCCTATTGGATTCAGACGATGCCTGGGCGCCCAATAAATTGCATCGCCACCTTCGCCACTTTCGTGATAACCCGCGCTTGGGTATTAGTTACAGTGCCTCTCGTTTTATTGATGAAGAGGGTAACGATATGGGCATAGGGCAGTATCCCAAACTGAAGGACATTTCCGCAGCAGATATTTTTTGCCGCAACCCCATTGGTAACGGTTCTGCCGCCGTTATCCGCCATAGTGTATTAACTCAAATTTCTGAAATACGCGAGCATGATGGACACTATAGGACAGTCTATTTTGATGAGGCCTTTCGGCAGTCGGAAGATGTTGAATTCTGGCTGCGTACCGCCCTAAAAACCGCTTGGCAGTTTGGCGGCATTGGCGAGGCGCTGACACTTTACCGCGTTAACTCTGGTGGCCTATCTGCGAATCTCGATAAGCAGTTTGAAGCCTGGAATAAATCCGTGCTTAAAAATCAGCATCTAAACCCGGCATTTTTCAAACAGTGGTATAGCCTTGCCGAGGCCTACCAAAAGCGATATTTAGCACGACGGGCCATTCAGTCGCGCAACAGCATTAAAGCCTTGAGCCTGAGTTTTTCGGCATTGCTATCAAATTGGCGCATCGTTAAATTTGAACCGGCTCGCACGCTGGTAACCCTGGGCTGTTCGTTTCTTACCTTGCTGCCAAAGGCCTGGTATAGCGCAATGGAAACGGCGGCGATGACTGTTTCGGAGGCTATAAACGAATTAAAGCTGCGTAAGGTAAGTTAG
- a CDS encoding O-antigen ligase family protein — MAQTIFNRLTAEEQLVFYGLAMSYPVYLLGGLYVLGSVIGWAILAVFALKVYLLGRQKFPINPLLLVSPVVWLWILAMLVMLVALISAHIDRQLGTGSTIKSSIGWAKGWALLALFPLLGSMISIRPQVLVRGVCIAAASAIPFGLLGVLAYIGGLHGDLFVSPLKAIGGPEEVFIIRLFGMNPETGMARWQFIGPWAPAAGLLSCIYLVLCLQETDSRWRALGVTGALTMCLLSQSRAGWAIFMAIVPIMIALGSLRHPLAWIGLGITLPALILLGEPVYQWVMESYTQVKESRPGSTRVRGTLARLALQRWENEAPIWGHGVVERGPKIVEHMPIGTHHSWYGLLFVKGIVGMFALALPLAFTTLHLLFAAQKSKTALTALGICVIMISYSFFENLEILAYVYWPALLWIGISLKPATPEKTTLRGNL, encoded by the coding sequence ATGGCACAGACAATATTTAATCGGCTTACTGCTGAAGAACAGTTAGTGTTCTACGGCTTGGCAATGAGCTACCCGGTCTATCTGCTGGGCGGACTCTACGTACTTGGCTCGGTAATAGGCTGGGCGATTCTCGCGGTGTTTGCGCTCAAGGTTTATCTATTGGGTCGGCAAAAATTCCCCATCAACCCTCTGCTATTGGTGTCTCCTGTGGTTTGGCTTTGGATACTGGCCATGCTGGTGATGCTGGTGGCTTTAATCAGCGCGCATATCGACCGCCAACTGGGCACCGGATCGACGATTAAATCGTCCATTGGTTGGGCCAAGGGCTGGGCTCTGCTGGCACTGTTCCCGCTGCTGGGCAGTATGATCTCTATTCGTCCGCAGGTGCTGGTAAGAGGCGTTTGCATCGCTGCCGCCAGCGCCATCCCCTTCGGCCTGTTAGGCGTACTGGCCTACATCGGCGGGCTGCACGGAGACCTGTTTGTCTCGCCACTTAAAGCCATTGGAGGGCCAGAAGAGGTGTTTATCATCCGTCTGTTTGGTATGAACCCCGAAACCGGTATGGCGCGCTGGCAGTTTATCGGGCCATGGGCTCCAGCCGCCGGCCTGCTCAGCTGTATCTACCTGGTGCTGTGCTTACAGGAAACCGACTCCCGCTGGCGCGCCCTGGGAGTGACGGGTGCACTAACGATGTGTCTGCTGAGTCAGTCCCGTGCCGGCTGGGCCATTTTTATGGCGATCGTTCCCATCATGATCGCCCTCGGCTCACTCAGGCACCCACTCGCCTGGATCGGCCTGGGGATTACCTTACCGGCGCTGATACTGCTTGGTGAGCCGGTGTACCAATGGGTAATGGAATCCTACACCCAGGTAAAGGAAAGCCGACCCGGCTCCACGCGCGTGCGCGGGACACTGGCTCGTCTGGCTCTGCAGCGCTGGGAGAATGAAGCGCCTATCTGGGGCCATGGTGTGGTCGAGCGCGGCCCTAAAATTGTTGAACACATGCCCATAGGCACACACCACTCTTGGTACGGCCTGCTGTTTGTAAAGGGGATTGTCGGCATGTTCGCACTCGCACTGCCGCTTGCATTCACCACCCTACACCTGCTTTTTGCCGCGCAAAAATCCAAGACTGCGCTCACCGCACTTGGTATCTGCGTGATTATGATCAGCTATAGCTTCTTCGAAAACCTGGAAATACTGGCCTACGTTTACTGGCCTGCCCTGCTCTGGATTGGTATTAGTTTGAAACCTGCCACACCGGAAAAAACAACATTACGAGGTAACTTATGA
- a CDS encoding WecB/TagA/CpsF family glycosyltransferase, with protein MNVFAKQRKTKPLTSADVLDIFTALVTLFILTPIFFVNASIALLKNKAIAKETVIQDAVGRPLYFYQWSFGGFKNSLMLLNILSGDLALCGVSIRRVCLNDSIATLTQLKPGLFSVYEVHQTIGYIEMNHGESIRHHEKNNTAGFNLSLMAKALLCRLIYGNKNGKNLKCFNLFGIRIDNVTLNDVVKQIFHRTQHSCQSIFFVNVNSVNIGFTHKRFRETLNQADLVLADGSGVRLGAKRMGFQLQENINGTDLLPHICENAQHTGQSLFLLGSKPGVAEEASRKLQQQYPRLVIAGTHHGYFDTSASDDIIEKINHSKADICLVAMGSPVQEQWVENNKQRLQTHTALAVGGLFDFYSGNIRRAPRWMREIGMEWLYRLAMEPKAKFRRYVLGNPLYIFRLLAH; from the coding sequence ATGAATGTTTTTGCCAAACAACGAAAGACTAAGCCCCTTACGTCTGCGGACGTTTTAGATATTTTTACTGCGTTAGTAACACTTTTTATTCTCACCCCCATATTTTTTGTCAACGCCTCAATTGCACTGCTAAAAAACAAAGCCATAGCGAAAGAAACGGTTATTCAGGATGCCGTTGGTCGCCCCCTGTATTTTTACCAATGGTCTTTTGGCGGATTCAAAAATAGCTTAATGCTGTTAAATATTCTCTCGGGAGACCTGGCGCTTTGCGGCGTTAGTATCCGAAGGGTATGCCTGAATGATTCCATTGCTACGCTAACGCAGCTAAAGCCAGGACTATTCAGCGTTTACGAGGTTCACCAAACCATTGGCTATATTGAAATGAACCATGGTGAATCTATTCGTCACCATGAAAAAAACAACACCGCTGGATTTAACCTTTCTCTCATGGCCAAAGCTTTGTTATGCCGCCTTATTTACGGAAACAAAAACGGCAAGAACTTAAAATGTTTCAATCTATTTGGAATAAGAATTGACAACGTCACATTAAACGATGTGGTCAAGCAGATATTCCATCGAACACAACATTCTTGTCAGTCCATTTTTTTTGTTAACGTAAACTCTGTGAATATTGGTTTTACGCATAAGCGTTTTCGCGAAACACTTAACCAGGCAGACTTGGTGTTGGCCGATGGTTCAGGCGTGCGTCTCGGCGCAAAGCGCATGGGTTTTCAATTACAGGAAAACATTAACGGCACCGATCTTTTACCTCATATTTGTGAAAACGCTCAACACACCGGGCAATCCTTGTTTTTACTGGGATCAAAACCCGGTGTTGCCGAGGAAGCCTCACGAAAATTACAGCAGCAATACCCGCGGCTCGTTATTGCAGGAACTCACCACGGTTATTTCGATACTAGCGCGTCGGATGACATTATTGAAAAGATTAACCACTCAAAGGCCGATATCTGCCTGGTAGCCATGGGCTCGCCGGTTCAGGAACAGTGGGTGGAAAACAATAAACAGCGGCTGCAGACGCATACGGCACTAGCGGTAGGAGGCCTATTTGATTTTTACTCCGGTAATATTCGTCGCGCTCCGCGCTGGATGCGCGAAATAGGCATGGAGTGGCTGTATCGTTTAGCCATGGAACCAAAAGCGAAATTCAGGCGCTATGTACTTGGCAACCCACTCTATATTTTCCGACTTTTAGCTCATTAA
- a CDS encoding oligosaccharide flippase family protein gives MPPALQHLIADKLFRNTSWMLITEAVAKVSRLITVIAMAACLSPEIFGIACLALACHELIRIFSRAGAGAVVIQCGHAELSETAGNASLLQWCVCVALTLLQFLAAESIADFYQQQELKPLLQIMAITYLCYPIVAVKVFMLQRENRFRYFSLANAVTVSVDNLSIAVFLLLDQGVFSVAYAKIITAVCWVVIFGVASVKTYAPAFKASLFFPLAKTSSHIFAAEGLRVLRAQLDVLIAARLLDPLAFGYYSFAKNAGVGLSQSIITAYISGLYPYVCEQLRRGMGPQVLRKSLTFAAAISLVFVAQSLLAPVYIALLFPQKWESSAALVSILCITGVSAIFTDTFSVFLRARRETLREVFLIAFTVVSAALAIILVQPSTSLALAWVTLLASFSCLLPLLLQLKIFHSNKMINQKVFS, from the coding sequence ATGCCTCCAGCCCTGCAACATCTTATTGCCGATAAACTTTTCCGTAATACCAGCTGGATGCTTATTACCGAGGCGGTGGCAAAAGTGAGTCGCTTGATCACGGTTATCGCCATGGCGGCCTGCCTAAGCCCGGAAATATTTGGTATTGCCTGCCTGGCACTTGCCTGCCACGAATTGATTAGAATTTTCAGCCGCGCGGGTGCGGGGGCAGTAGTGATTCAATGTGGTCACGCAGAGCTTAGTGAAACCGCTGGCAATGCCTCGCTATTGCAGTGGTGCGTGTGCGTTGCGCTAACGTTGTTACAGTTTTTGGCCGCCGAAAGTATTGCCGATTTCTACCAGCAGCAGGAATTAAAGCCGCTGTTGCAAATTATGGCGATCACCTACCTGTGTTACCCCATTGTTGCTGTGAAAGTATTTATGCTGCAGCGTGAAAATCGCTTCCGTTATTTTTCGTTAGCGAATGCCGTAACCGTAAGCGTTGATAACCTGAGCATTGCCGTATTTCTTTTACTTGATCAGGGTGTGTTTTCCGTTGCCTATGCAAAAATTATTACCGCTGTGTGCTGGGTTGTTATCTTTGGCGTGGCCTCGGTTAAAACCTATGCCCCCGCATTTAAAGCTTCGTTGTTTTTCCCCTTGGCGAAAACCTCCAGCCATATATTTGCCGCAGAGGGCTTGCGTGTTTTGCGCGCGCAACTGGATGTACTTATTGCCGCGCGGCTATTGGACCCTTTAGCCTTCGGCTATTACAGCTTTGCAAAAAATGCCGGGGTCGGTTTAAGCCAGTCGATAATTACGGCCTATATCTCGGGGCTGTACCCCTACGTCTGTGAGCAGTTGCGACGAGGAATGGGGCCGCAGGTGTTGCGTAAATCGCTGACCTTTGCCGCAGCGATATCACTCGTTTTTGTGGCTCAATCGCTGCTTGCCCCGGTGTATATCGCACTGCTATTCCCGCAGAAGTGGGAGTCTTCTGCGGCTTTGGTTTCGATTCTGTGTATCACCGGCGTGTCAGCCATATTTACCGATACCTTCTCGGTTTTTCTGCGCGCGCGCAGGGAAACGTTACGCGAAGTGTTCCTTATCGCGTTTACCGTGGTGTCTGCAGCACTGGCGATTATCCTGGTTCAGCCCTCCACGTCTTTGGCGCTTGCCTGGGTGACGCTGCTGGCAAGTTTTAGTTGCCTATTGCCACTACTGCTACAGCTAAAAATATTCCACAGCAATAAAATGATTAATCAAAAGGTGTTCTCATGA
- a CDS encoding polysaccharide pyruvyl transferase family protein, with translation MTQRAFLCGYYGMKNSGDDALLLATAWGAKKFLGNSRFAINSPVDLSIPGLGEFPPSLKPEQSFRGENRLRQYRASLASNRVIFGGGSVLHNAHDIGIKRHMIKLSGRKKALALGIGIGPFRNKEAENACAKLLDECAFVGVRDRESLDIANSIAPAANVELTFDLAPLLLAHNFYPLPASQREGIAVCLCPNERFSGNLMAEQNRLKALAASLLKIHRQTGKRITLLDFNGHPTLGDTQVHQELLQQLPSGVVAEHIHYNPNPLTVVHTLSRFELVIGMRLHAAILAFIVDTPVISLNYHSKCYGWCKQIGMAENLQFNSSHIDPERLTASVIQGLDKGFPKPVLNRKDAFDLALNNWRC, from the coding sequence ATGACTCAGCGCGCGTTTCTATGTGGCTACTACGGCATGAAAAATTCCGGCGACGATGCACTGCTGCTGGCAACGGCCTGGGGTGCAAAAAAATTTCTGGGGAATTCACGTTTCGCTATCAACTCGCCCGTTGATTTAAGCATTCCAGGCCTCGGTGAATTTCCCCCCAGCCTTAAACCTGAGCAAAGCTTTCGCGGCGAAAACCGTCTGCGACAATACAGGGCTTCGCTCGCATCTAACCGGGTTATTTTTGGCGGCGGTTCGGTACTGCATAACGCTCACGATATTGGAATTAAACGGCATATGATCAAACTGAGCGGCCGCAAGAAAGCACTCGCACTCGGCATTGGCATTGGCCCTTTTCGCAACAAAGAAGCAGAAAATGCCTGCGCAAAACTTCTAGACGAATGTGCCTTCGTCGGTGTCCGCGACCGGGAAAGTCTGGATATCGCAAACAGCATTGCCCCCGCTGCCAACGTAGAGCTGACTTTCGATCTGGCGCCGCTGTTGCTGGCACACAATTTTTATCCGCTGCCCGCCTCACAGAGAGAAGGTATTGCCGTATGCCTGTGCCCAAATGAGCGTTTTAGTGGAAACCTGATGGCCGAACAAAACCGGCTAAAAGCACTGGCAGCTTCACTGCTGAAAATTCATCGACAAACCGGCAAGCGTATTACCCTGCTCGACTTTAACGGCCACCCAACATTGGGGGATACACAAGTCCACCAGGAACTCCTGCAACAATTACCGTCGGGGGTTGTGGCAGAGCATATTCACTACAACCCCAATCCATTAACCGTCGTGCACACACTATCGCGCTTCGAACTGGTTATTGGTATGCGCCTGCACGCCGCTATTTTGGCTTTTATTGTCGATACACCGGTAATCTCGCTCAACTATCACAGCAAGTGCTACGGCTGGTGTAAACAAATCGGTATGGCAGAGAATTTGCAATTTAATTCTTCACATATCGATCCCGAACGTTTAACCGCTTCTGTCATACAGGGGCTCGACAAAGGCTTTCCCAAGCCAGTATTAAATCGCAAAGACGCCTTCGATCTGGCGCTAAATAACTGGAGATGTTGA
- a CDS encoding GumC family protein → MNTLPVPVTSRDQFRRAVWRMRSFRYVWVTLLAMVAIAGMVVLYLSRPPVFASALSVVLPGSGSSSSFNIENVGTASQSTRTPFSSMAFNPLVNYKEIFKSREVLNSAADRLGTSYEALNSPRVELRERTSIIYLHVDGGSPERAQEYGWALYDAFQEALDKLREDEMFRRDNSIRSALDQYRNRLNQTRNAIVEFQQRSLLVSQQQVAQLMNTITLVNEKKMTAQSSARNTEDFVRQLGLDLGISPALAGQAFRLQSDPEFRGYLKALDASAMKVAEYSSLWGGNHPKVVSQNLRYEGAKQSLKLRSAKLVGSQAADILHSMDLQASIHRAELFASLMDNYARLQGVEAEINEMDIIEAKLKDQLKVFTRESAELERLEREHQLAEAVFTSAAAKLEAGKSDIFASYPAVQLLSVPSKPASPKSPNTAIAVAVGVMAMIFVIFGLFTAWHRQYLIGLLLKNS, encoded by the coding sequence ATGAATACGCTCCCCGTCCCCGTTACCTCCCGCGACCAGTTTCGCCGCGCGGTTTGGCGTATGCGCAGCTTCCGCTACGTTTGGGTTACGCTGCTGGCTATGGTTGCCATCGCCGGCATGGTGGTGCTTTATCTATCGCGGCCACCGGTATTCGCCAGTGCGCTCAGCGTGGTATTGCCGGGATCCGGTAGCTCCAGCAGCTTTAATATCGAAAACGTGGGTACCGCCAGCCAGTCTACTCGCACCCCCTTTTCCAGCATGGCGTTTAACCCTCTGGTGAATTACAAAGAGATCTTTAAAAGCCGCGAAGTACTCAACAGCGCAGCAGATCGCTTAGGCACAAGCTACGAAGCCCTCAACTCACCGAGAGTAGAGCTGCGTGAGCGCACCTCCATTATTTACCTGCACGTGGATGGCGGTTCGCCGGAGCGCGCTCAGGAATACGGATGGGCGCTATACGATGCTTTTCAGGAGGCGCTGGACAAGCTGCGTGAAGATGAAATGTTTCGCCGCGATAACAGTATTCGCTCTGCTCTCGATCAGTACCGCAACCGTCTAAACCAAACCCGCAACGCTATCGTGGAGTTTCAACAGCGCTCCCTGCTCGTGTCTCAGCAACAGGTCGCCCAGTTGATGAACACCATTACGCTTGTGAACGAAAAGAAAATGACCGCACAATCCAGCGCCCGCAATACCGAAGACTTTGTTCGGCAATTGGGCCTGGATCTAGGTATTTCACCCGCATTGGCCGGGCAGGCTTTCCGTCTGCAGAGTGACCCGGAGTTTCGCGGCTATTTGAAGGCGCTGGATGCCAGCGCCATGAAAGTTGCGGAATACTCTTCCCTGTGGGGCGGCAACCACCCGAAAGTGGTTAGCCAGAATCTGCGTTATGAAGGCGCAAAACAATCGCTTAAATTGCGTAGTGCCAAACTGGTGGGCTCCCAGGCCGCCGATATTCTGCATTCAATGGATCTGCAAGCCAGCATCCATCGGGCAGAACTGTTTGCCTCGCTTATGGACAATTACGCCAGACTCCAGGGCGTAGAGGCCGAAATTAATGAAATGGACATTATCGAAGCCAAACTAAAAGACCAGCTAAAAGTGTTTACCCGCGAATCGGCGGAGCTTGAGCGACTTGAGCGTGAACACCAACTGGCAGAAGCGGTATTTACCTCCGCAGCGGCAAAACTGGAGGCCGGTAAATCCGATATTTTTGCCTCTTACCCAGCCGTGCAATTGCTCTCGGTTCCCTCTAAACCCGCTTCACCCAAAAGCCCCAATACCGCCATTGCTGTCGCCGTAGGTGTCATGGCAATGATATTCGTTATCTTTGGATTATTTACCGCATGGCACAGACAATATTTAATCGGCTTACTGCTGAAGAACAGTTAG